A region from the Helicoverpa armigera isolate CAAS_96S chromosome 6, ASM3070526v1, whole genome shotgun sequence genome encodes:
- the LOC110371917 gene encoding 26S proteasome non-ATPase regulatory subunit 6, giving the protein MELSAEGKTPDYMALAGIKFKLSLPQLKDDQQLKEQLLQGIKNGNMAPYYKEVCTDLGWKFDQKLFDDMAKENHDRLNRFEEDDSETPVWQDRLDYLCSIGDKEGATALATTKYEDSTLTTNRRLDAVFALFRIAYFHDCNVKEMGKNINKAHELVDKGGDWRSRNKLKAYEAIYCLAVRDYSKAADLFIDCVSTFESYELVDFGTIIQYCVLACALALERHALQSALRRQGAAVQALRSRFPELRELVESLHECRYADFLKSLAWVETQICVDPVFRPHYQHYVREARIKAYVQLLRAYRSLSLDNIADTFGVSREFVEEEISNFTAAGRLQCRIDAVAGCVVTGAGRGADADRSQLYQATIREGDLLLNRVKKLASVINF; this is encoded by the exons ATGGAGCTATCTGCAGAAGGTAAAACTCCTGATTACATGGCATTGGCCGGGATTAAGTTCAAGCTCAGTTTGCCCCAGTTAAAAGATGACCAGCAGCTGAAGGAGCAGCTCTTGCAAGGAATCAAGAACGGAAACATGGCGCCTTATTACAAAGAGGTTTGTACTGACCTCGGGTGGAAATTCGATCAGAAGCTATTTGATGATATGGCTAAAGAAAATCATGACAGGTTAAACAGATTTGAAGAAGATGATTCAGAAACCCCTGTTTGGCAAGATAG ATTGGACTACCTATGTTCTATCGGAGACAAAGAAGGTGCAACAGCTTTGGCTACCACAAAGTATGAAGACTCAACACTGACCACAAACAGGCGTCTGGATGCGGTGTTTGCTTTGTTTAGAATTGCTTACTTCCATGACTGTAATGTCAAAGAAATGGGGAAGAATATAAATAAG GCTCATGAGCTTGTTGACAAGGGCGGAGACTGGCGCTCCAGGAACAAGCTGAAGGCATATGAAGCCATCTACTGCCTCGCAGTCAGAGATTACAGCAAGGCTGCCGACTTATTCATTGACTGTGTGTCCACTTTCGAGTCATATGAATTAGTTGATTTTG GTACTATCATCCAATACTGCGTGCTGGCTTGCGCCCTTGCTCTAGAGCGCCACGCCTTGCAGTCAGCACTGCGCCGTCAAGGAGCTGCGGTCCAGGCACTGCGCTCACGATTCCCGGAGCTGAGGGAGCTCGTCGAGTCGCTCCATGAATGCCGTTACGCTGATTTCTTGAAGAGTCTTGCTTGg gtagagACTCAGATCTGCGTAGACCCAGTGTTCAGGCCGCACTACCAGCACTATGTGCGCGAGGCCCGCATCAAGGCTTACGTCCAGTTGCTCCGCGCGTACCGCTCGCTCAGCCTCGACAACATTGCTGATACCTTCGGCGTCTCCCGGGAGTTCGTTGAGGAAGAGATCTCTAA CTTCACAGCAGCTGGTCGCCTTCAATGCCGTATCGACGCCGTCGCCGGTTGCGTAGTAACGGGCGCTGGTCGCGGCgccgacgccgaccgctcgcaGTTGTACCAGGCGACCATACGTGAAGGAGATTTACTCCTCAACCGTGTCAAGAAGCTAGCTAGTGTCATCAACTTCTAA